Below is a genomic region from Enoplosus armatus isolate fEnoArm2 chromosome 10, fEnoArm2.hap1, whole genome shotgun sequence.
ACCAAAGGTCTCCATCGCCTCCAGGCTAGCGTTTGATGCTGACCCCAAGTCTCGTAGGGAGCCGTCCATTCAGCAATGCAGCACATTTACTGCAAAGCTAATTGCCTTACAAATGTGGCcgagtactttttttttaatagctcTTCTACCATTTGTTATGCTTATATAACAACAAGCCCTTATTTTCTCAGGTAGTTTGACcacttttctcacacacacacacacgtaaaaaaaagtacagaaacGTTACTAACGTTAACGTAAATGGCGGTACGAATCAATTAAAACCGTTGCAACTTAGCTAGCTTTGCTACATGCCGAAACTAGCAGCACAGGAGTTGACCGATTTTTAGAGTATTTCCAGCGGTGTAAACGTtagtaatttaattaatttccaaTGTGTAACGTTGACGTTACAGTTACATTTAGTTACCTATAGAAGAGCAGGGCGACGTTACATCGTCAGATTTTCAAATGACGATTGTGACTGTACCAACATACgagacagcagtgtgtgtgtcgtaGATACGTGTTCGGATTTCTGGCTAGATTATAACTCATAACAACTGACATTTCTCACCTCATTTGGAACAACCGTAGCTTACTTAAATACGTTTGTTTTGTAAACACTCGGATCTCGAACTGAGACAGCTTCCCGCGAATTGCTTCAAGCCCCGGACTGTATCATTCCAGATACACAGGGGTGGCTGGTTAGAGCAATTTCTTGCAACGAAAAAGTTTCGCCTAGAATTGAGAGTTTATGTGGATAAAATTGCAACACTGTAGACTTACTTTTACAACGACATAGTATGGACACAACTTacttaaaataaacacttgcacagaaaatgtgtaaaaacgaTCTTAACCGAGCGGTTTCGCTGAAATGTCAGTCCTACGGAAAGCGAAAGGGTTCAGTATCAGCGCTGTTTACATTACATTGGTGGTTTCCAGCAATgcagatggttttggttttaaatgGCCAGGTTTTGATATATTGACCTGTGACACTTCCACCCcaaaggatatatatatacatatatatatatagtatatatatatgtatgtaagtaaACCCacaactatctgcatggctagaaaCCATTATAGGTGAATGAGGGGAAAAagggttttatttatttattcagttttatatgGTTTTTGTGTGAACCATCCCTGTAAAACAAGCCAGTTTTTCTAAGTTTCTGAAAGCTGACAGACTGACGGTCACTTGTTTCCTAAAACCTGTCATTATAAATGGCATATCACATTACAGGAAAAGTAGGATGTTCAGTGCAATTTCCGTGTTTTTTCACACTGCACCCTCCTTTTGTTTCGTTCCGTCTAAACAGACtagataagaaagaaaagagaaggattTTGTAATGGGACTTTTGTCCAGAACAGTAAAAGAGGatatgaaactgaaactaacCTTCAGACTATGCTTTCTCCTGAAACcaagcatttctttttaaaccCGTGACCTTAGGATGGCATACTATCTGATGACACctctatctgatagtgctgttaGTGTCTAACACAACCACAGAATATAATGAGGCAATGAAGATTGGAATCAATCAGATGATGCTGATATTACTGATTTATTCATGACAGTGTAACTACTGCGCAACTTCactggaaagaaatgaaatcatacttgccttcatttcatttttcatttgaattggTGCTGTAAATGCTGAAGGTGTTAAGCACTGAtgctaaaactaaaaaatttttttttaccaagttTATCAGACATAACAGGAATCcgaatctgaatcagaatcagaatcagcaccagtactgtacaatttcctcCCATTCAAGATTcgaaagcagcataaatttagaaataaaagtatgcacaaaatataaagataagaaatagaaaataaacatatacacTGTACAATATACATACTATACAATGTAAAGACATGTCAAATAATTTGTCTTTTACGTAGTCAACCCAAGTCAACTGCAACTTTGTGTTGACGTTATataggtttaaaaaaaaaaaaagaaaaaaaaaaagggaaataaaaacacaggtgaCCTGAATGCCATCACTAATTTTTTCATAAATAATTTTTACAAGACCCATTTGTTTGGATCTTTGTTCTTCATggtatctgaaaaaaaaaataaagtgtacAAAATGACCTAAAAGATTTGTCCAGAGACATCTTAGCTGTACCTGCTCAAAGGACTTGAGGCCTCCTTCCTTGCCCAGTCGCACCATGTCctccaagatggctgccttgACGTCCTGTACAGGGGCTGTGCGCTGAGTTGTAAACTTTCTGACACAGTCTGAATTGCAAATTAATCACGTTTAATAAAGTTTCACAAAGTAGTATTTGTTGCAGAGTTATTACCTATAAGATTGCGTGTTACTGTACACTGTGTACTTGTTATTGCGTGACTCCGTGCATAGCAGCAGTTGCACCCCCACAGTTCAGATGAACTCAGGTACCCCTTCAACAACACCACCAGTCATCGTCAAATGTGTTCTTTCGTGTTAATATGGATGTTGTTTAGCTCTATTAATTATATACACTTTCCTGGCCGAAGGGATATAACAATATGCCGAAATAAAGAGATTTAATGTGTcattcttttttgtctttatcatGGTTTTTCATTGTCACCAAGACGCATATTTAGTTCAGTTGTGTCTTTGCTGGATTGTTCTGTTAATTTTACATGACACAACTGTATGAACCCCGTGTACGTATACGCAACCAACGCAAGTCAGCTTCCCAGCACTGCACTCATGTGATCCACTCATTCTTATATGACCCATTTGTTTGGATCGTTGTCCTTCATGGTATAAAAAATAGATAACATGCGCAAAATGTCCTAAAACGATTTGCTCAGAGGTCATATGACGATTTAGACAAAAAAGTTTCATGTAAAAGTTGAACTGTACACGCAGGTTTACAGTTCCAATAGTTGTACCACTGTTTTTATATTCTTATTCTCATACAtcatatttaaatgtactttttaaatctaaaatgtgGTTAAATTATtagtatatatactatatactcaAGAAGGGAAGAGGggatttcttcttctgttgttgaGACTGGAAAGTGAAACCGGTTTCAGAGTATATAAGGCGAACCTCTGCCTCTAACCTTCACAGCACTTCTGCCAGCAAGCTTTGCTTCCACcagctcttttctcttttcccatcTTCTCCACGAGgaacaggatttctttttttgccatctTGACCAACAAGAGGAAACCAACAATGTCCAACATCATGAAAGTGCTTCTGCTCCTGGCTGTCATGGTCTGCATCTCCAAAGCTCAACGTAAGCGTTCAGACATCTTCATCATGTGCAACGGTAACATAGACAAGGGGAGGCTCGTTTAGCTGACAGACAACAgggagcagagaagaaaaacatctctGACTTGATACTGATGCTATGAAATGAATTGTGATCTTTGTCTTTCCCTCCAGTCTACGAACCAGGACAGCAGTGTCTGTGTCGACGTGTCAGGGGGAGAATGGCCCCCAGGTCTGAAGTGAAGGACATCCAGCTCTACAAAGCAACCATCTTCTGCAACAAAGTGGAGATTGTGTAAGTAACGCTAAAATCTTTCATTCAGATTGTGGGATTTTAATGGGTCACAATTACAAAATAAGATTTGCTATTTGGCTCCTCCCTCAGTAAATCCTGGCACCATAATGCCATTTTAATCCATTTGAAAGATTTGCCAAAGGCTGTAGTGGAAATTAGAATGAACTCCTGCCGAAGCAACAATAAGCTGCACATTTAAGGCATGTCACAGTCTCTGAAAACACTTCTGGCCGTCACTCTGCCTGCCTGAATCatttatgtgtctgtttattGACTATATTTCTGCTTTCAACAGTGTCACCCTGAACAGCGGCTTTCGCTACTGCCTGAACCCCACCTTGAAGGGAGTGAAAAACCTCCTGGCCAAGATCATGTGAGTGTATTAACTGGCATGAAGCCAAGCCTCGTCTTAGATAGGAGTAACGGTCACTTCTCTCCTCTGATGTAATGTGTCTTAGTGTGTGACCTTCCTGTCTTACTGTCATTTCTAGGAAATAGAAAACTTCCACTACAGCCAGAACGACTGAGCTCGCCTCCACCCGAGGCAGCTCCAACTCTCTGTAACTCCTCGGATCAACAAGAAGCTCAACAAAAGGCACCTTAAACCAACGTGgatgtgaaatgaatgaaactttTTTAGTCTATTTATCTTATGTTTATACTGAT
It encodes:
- the LOC139291693 gene encoding C-X-C motif chemokine 6-like, with the protein product MSNIMKVLLLLAVMVCISKAQLYEPGQQCLCRRVRGRMAPRSEVKDIQLYKATIFCNKVEIVVTLNSGFRYCLNPTLKGVKNLLAKIM